Proteins found in one Alteromonas macleodii genomic segment:
- a CDS encoding DUF3379 family protein has translation MDELEFRRRIYADPETTDSDVVEAAKADESKRSFWNEQKQLDKQLKQALKVDVPEDLASKLIWQQSTDEFNRYKRRSRWYLAMAASVAFTIGIGLTMWYHQPLSIGGQALAHMQYAEMETAHSLLPADLNMVNAKLASFGGSFSEMLDGVEVVNYCHLSTVRSLHLIVDTPQGKMSVFVVPERGDVTVPSEFSDDQYHGESIKMRHANVMIVGDKDADLSEMKKAVSERIQFSA, from the coding sequence ATGGATGAGTTAGAATTTAGGCGTCGAATCTACGCCGATCCAGAAACGACTGACAGTGATGTTGTAGAAGCAGCGAAAGCGGATGAAAGCAAACGCAGTTTCTGGAATGAACAAAAGCAGTTAGATAAGCAATTAAAGCAAGCCTTAAAAGTCGATGTGCCAGAGGACCTAGCTAGTAAGCTCATTTGGCAACAGTCGACTGACGAGTTCAATCGCTACAAACGCCGAAGTCGTTGGTATTTGGCGATGGCCGCATCCGTTGCTTTTACTATAGGCATAGGACTTACCATGTGGTATCACCAACCGCTTAGTATTGGTGGTCAAGCGCTAGCGCATATGCAGTACGCCGAAATGGAAACTGCACATTCGCTACTTCCAGCTGATTTGAATATGGTAAATGCAAAATTGGCAAGCTTTGGCGGTAGTTTTAGTGAGATGCTTGATGGTGTTGAAGTGGTGAACTATTGTCACTTAAGTACAGTGAGAAGCCTGCACCTTATCGTTGATACGCCACAAGGGAAAATGTCGGTATTTGTTGTACCTGAACGCGGTGATGTCACTGTACCTAGCGAATTTTCTGACGACCAGTACCACGGCGAAAGTATCAAAATGAGACACGCCAATGTCATGATAGTGGGCGACAAAGATGCTGACCTGAGTGAAATGAAAAAAGCCGTATCCGAAAGGATTCAATTTTCGGCCTAG
- a CDS encoding sigma-70 family RNA polymerase sigma factor, with product MFGRNKSDSGQVLSDMKAKHQRYEALVKAFHADIYRYAFWLIKDQSIAEDVVQETFLRAWRSLDALNDEKAAKSWLITILRRENARRFERKQFDTVDIDDCHIQDDTQHADGDLKDRELQRLLGGLSVEYREPLILQLIFGFSGEEIANQLGLNKNTVMTRLFRARNQLKEALEKQNEQRGRING from the coding sequence ATGTTTGGGCGAAATAAATCCGACAGTGGTCAGGTCTTATCGGATATGAAAGCAAAACACCAAAGATATGAAGCACTGGTAAAGGCATTCCACGCCGACATTTACCGCTATGCATTCTGGCTTATTAAAGACCAGAGCATTGCTGAAGATGTTGTACAGGAAACGTTTCTACGTGCGTGGCGATCGTTAGACGCCCTAAATGATGAAAAGGCGGCAAAGTCGTGGTTAATAACCATTCTTCGTCGTGAGAATGCCCGCAGGTTCGAGCGCAAGCAATTCGACACGGTCGATATTGACGATTGTCATATACAAGATGACACCCAACATGCAGACGGCGATCTGAAAGACAGAGAGCTTCAGCGACTGTTAGGTGGGCTAAGTGTTGAATACCGCGAACCCTTAATCCTTCAATTGATTTTCGGGTTCAGTGGTGAAGAGATTGCCAACCAATTAGGGCTCAATAAAAACACAGTAATGACGCGTTTATTTAGAGCGAGAAACCAGCTGAAAGAGGCATTAGAGAAACAAAATGAACAGAGAGGTCGTATAAATGGATGA
- a CDS encoding DUF885 domain-containing protein: MKKTLLKLTPIALAVTTLTACSPASETAQTAPEPIKTEQPAGQSESERLSAFFERTFEEDLKRSPLFQSYLGKKWDYDKWDDISDEEADARVAIAKNRLEKLNSFDTGKLSEQEKLSLRLYKLGIERDLANDEFRHHRYIVHQFRAAHTQVPSFLINIHSVKSKEDAQAYIGRLDNVRTYFDQVIEQMKVREKAGVFPPAWAYDQMIDASKNVITGAPFDSSETPSTIWEDFQNKVNNLDITEAEKTTLLGEAKAALVTSVMPSYEKFIEELAHQREVTPEGDGVWRLPNGDKWYQNRLNWFTTTDLTAEEVHQIGLDNVERIHNAMRDIMKQVKFEGTLQEFFVFMREDEQFYLPSTDEGRQQYLDMAKTAIDEMREAIPEYFGILPEAPMIVKRVEAFREQSAGKAFYQSPAQDGSRPGIYYANLYDMKAMPTYQLEALAYHEGIPGHHMQRAIAQELEGVPQFQKFLSFTAYTEGWGLYTEELAKDMGFYEDPYSDFGRLAMELWRACRLVVDTGIHAKKWTREEAVDYLIENTPNPEYDAQKAIERYIAMPGQATAYMIGKLKIMELRAHAQTELGDKFDWKGFHDEVIKYGPVPLSILEENINAWIATQKGA; this comes from the coding sequence ATGAAGAAAACACTATTAAAGCTAACGCCAATTGCGTTGGCAGTTACCACATTAACAGCTTGTTCGCCAGCAAGTGAAACCGCGCAAACAGCGCCAGAGCCTATTAAAACAGAACAGCCAGCAGGCCAATCAGAGTCCGAGCGTTTAAGTGCTTTTTTTGAACGTACTTTTGAAGAAGACCTTAAACGCTCGCCCCTATTCCAAAGTTATCTCGGAAAAAAGTGGGATTACGACAAGTGGGATGACATTAGTGATGAAGAAGCCGATGCTCGTGTAGCTATCGCCAAAAACCGTTTAGAAAAGCTTAATAGTTTCGACACCGGCAAGTTAAGCGAACAAGAAAAGTTAAGCTTGCGCCTTTATAAGCTTGGCATTGAACGTGATTTAGCCAACGACGAATTTAGACATCACCGCTACATTGTGCATCAGTTCCGCGCTGCGCATACACAAGTACCTAGCTTTCTTATTAATATTCACAGCGTGAAAAGCAAAGAAGATGCCCAGGCATATATTGGTCGTTTAGACAATGTACGCACCTACTTTGACCAAGTCATAGAACAGATGAAGGTGCGTGAAAAAGCTGGTGTATTCCCACCGGCCTGGGCTTATGATCAAATGATTGATGCGTCTAAAAACGTGATTACCGGCGCACCGTTCGACTCTAGCGAGACACCTTCAACGATTTGGGAAGATTTTCAAAACAAAGTAAACAACCTTGATATTACAGAAGCTGAAAAAACCACGCTGCTAGGTGAAGCAAAAGCCGCTTTGGTAACGTCGGTCATGCCATCGTACGAAAAGTTTATTGAAGAACTAGCCCACCAGCGTGAAGTAACCCCTGAAGGCGATGGTGTATGGCGCTTACCTAACGGCGATAAGTGGTATCAAAATCGCCTTAACTGGTTTACTACTACGGACCTTACTGCTGAAGAAGTCCATCAAATTGGCCTAGACAATGTAGAGCGTATACACAACGCAATGCGTGATATTATGAAACAGGTGAAATTTGAGGGTACACTGCAAGAGTTTTTTGTTTTCATGCGTGAAGACGAACAATTCTATTTACCTTCAACAGATGAAGGCAGACAGCAATATCTTGATATGGCCAAAACCGCCATAGACGAAATGCGAGAAGCTATTCCTGAGTACTTTGGTATTCTCCCAGAAGCGCCAATGATTGTTAAACGCGTCGAAGCATTCCGCGAACAGTCTGCGGGCAAAGCATTTTACCAAAGTCCAGCGCAAGACGGCAGCCGCCCAGGCATTTACTATGCAAACCTATATGATATGAAAGCGATGCCGACGTATCAGCTAGAGGCGCTGGCCTATCACGAAGGCATTCCTGGTCACCACATGCAGCGTGCCATTGCGCAAGAGCTTGAAGGTGTACCACAATTCCAAAAATTCTTGAGCTTTACCGCGTACACAGAAGGCTGGGGGCTGTATACCGAGGAACTCGCAAAAGACATGGGCTTTTATGAAGACCCGTATTCTGATTTCGGTCGCCTAGCCATGGAACTATGGCGAGCTTGCAGGCTTGTAGTTGATACGGGTATTCACGCGAAGAAGTGGACCCGTGAAGAGGCTGTAGATTACCTCATCGAAAATACGCCAAACCCTGAATATGACGCGCAAAAAGCAATTGAACGCTATATTGCCATGCCAGGACAAGCCACTGCCTATATGATTGGCAAACTAAAAATCATGGAGCTTAGAGCGCATGCTCAAACTGAACTTGGTGATAAGTTTGATTGGAAAGGCTTCCATGATGAGGTGATAAAATACGGTCCAGTACCACTTTCTATTTTAGAAGAAAATATCAACGCCTGGATTGCCACTCAAAAAGGTGCTTAG
- a CDS encoding BatD family protein: MRALLQSTGIIFLLTLLVSAAAYADVNSVEATIDRNPVMLDEAIRLTITADGSADRDAFDSSPLLKDFVVGRTSVSSQTSIVNFDTKRTTVWTTTLFPRKEGTFTIPSLTIEGKSTKPIQVEVIPVQEQSNVARDYFVTTDIDLNEAYLNQQLLYTVKLFLSSNIERGSLQAPEMQNAEITQLGEDKQYTDIVNGRRYQIIERQFAVVPQASGEFTLRGPIFTGEVMAANTNQRFGFFNRTQQINRVGPDITVNIKPIPQGIDYPWLPSEMVRVDEEWPQGDNFVAGEPVTRIVTLTALGVVEEQLPDIPEFYPPNFKLYPDQSNTTTVEKDQSLISQRQTSLAIIPTQPGDFVLPEITIPWFNTLTQKTEYATIPARSITVVPATSSSNPSNTAPTSNETVDDTQSGLPSKAIEPDVDSSKEGKPSDSTADDTSISEKTQLDWVVSVVLLALLLVALIGWLLTYRKLKQTQLAGLTDSTKPRFNVTAALDEKAQYQRLMAVIKAKDTSSVPLTLKQWINALTAGKAHLSQFDGVNTAVDELYALRFSASQTDKRAQSEQISKALEKLTNEIKQARSKWQQTGAKNSHTLSNLYPAS, encoded by the coding sequence ATGAGAGCCTTATTACAATCTACAGGAATAATTTTTTTACTAACCCTACTCGTTAGCGCGGCTGCCTATGCCGATGTAAATTCAGTTGAAGCAACCATCGACCGAAATCCGGTTATGCTTGATGAAGCTATTCGTTTAACCATTACCGCCGATGGAAGCGCCGATAGAGACGCATTTGACAGCTCTCCCCTATTAAAAGACTTTGTAGTGGGCAGGACATCGGTAAGTAGCCAAACGTCTATCGTCAATTTCGACACTAAGCGCACTACGGTTTGGACGACCACGTTATTCCCTCGAAAAGAAGGTACGTTCACTATTCCTTCGTTAACTATTGAAGGGAAATCAACAAAGCCTATTCAAGTTGAAGTTATTCCTGTTCAAGAACAGAGCAACGTGGCCCGAGACTATTTTGTTACTACAGATATCGATTTAAACGAGGCCTATTTAAACCAACAACTGCTGTACACTGTTAAGCTTTTTCTCTCTAGTAATATTGAGCGGGGCAGTCTGCAAGCGCCAGAAATGCAGAATGCGGAAATTACTCAGCTAGGTGAAGATAAACAGTATACCGATATTGTAAACGGCAGACGGTATCAGATTATTGAGCGTCAATTTGCTGTTGTCCCTCAAGCTTCAGGAGAGTTCACGCTAAGGGGCCCCATCTTTACCGGTGAAGTTATGGCGGCTAATACAAACCAGCGTTTTGGCTTCTTTAATCGTACCCAGCAAATTAATCGTGTTGGTCCTGACATTACGGTAAACATTAAGCCTATCCCTCAGGGAATTGACTATCCTTGGTTGCCTTCAGAAATGGTTCGAGTTGACGAAGAGTGGCCGCAAGGAGATAACTTTGTCGCAGGAGAACCGGTAACACGCATAGTTACGCTAACCGCGTTGGGCGTAGTAGAAGAACAGCTTCCTGATATTCCTGAGTTTTATCCGCCGAACTTTAAGTTATATCCAGATCAATCAAATACAACCACTGTTGAAAAAGACCAGAGTTTAATTTCACAGCGCCAAACGTCTTTGGCAATTATTCCAACACAGCCTGGCGACTTTGTTTTGCCTGAAATTACTATTCCTTGGTTTAATACGCTTACTCAAAAAACTGAGTATGCAACAATTCCAGCTCGCTCTATTACGGTAGTACCGGCAACGAGCAGCAGTAACCCAAGCAACACTGCACCTACAAGCAATGAGACCGTAGACGATACTCAAAGTGGTTTACCGTCAAAAGCGATTGAGCCCGATGTAGATTCGAGTAAAGAAGGCAAACCGTCTGATAGCACTGCTGATGACACTAGTATTAGTGAAAAAACACAGCTTGATTGGGTTGTGAGCGTTGTACTACTTGCACTTTTGCTGGTCGCGCTTATCGGGTGGTTGCTCACCTATAGAAAGCTCAAACAGACTCAGTTGGCTGGGCTTACTGACAGTACTAAACCGCGCTTCAATGTTACAGCGGCACTAGATGAGAAAGCCCAATATCAAAGGCTGATGGCAGTGATAAAAGCAAAAGATACTAGCTCAGTACCACTTACTCTTAAACAATGGATAAACGCACTAACTGCCGGTAAAGCACATCTTTCACAGTTTGATGGAGTCAACACCGCTGTTGATGAGCTTTACGCACTGCGCTTCTCAGCTAGTCAAACTGATAAACGTGCTCAATCGGAACAAATATCTAAGGCATTAGAAAAACTTACCAATGAAATAAAGCAGGCTCGCAGCAAATGGCAACAAACAGGAGCAAAAAATAGCCACACGCTATCTAACTTGTATCCTGCTTCATAA
- a CDS encoding vWA domain-containing protein has product MDFDFLNQFHFLRPEWFMALVPLMLLVVLIRKTTAKQSGWQSVIPSHLYQHMVIGKTEMGVKPPMWMLAFVWVVSVTALAGPTWERLPQPVYQLKMGHVIVIDMSLSMRATDMTPDRLTRAKYKAIDLVNAIGEGEMGLVAYAGDAFVISPLTEDAGNITTLIPSLSPEIMPVPGSDPLLGIESAAELLTNAGYNSGIIYWITDGIELEQQQELQEYVASVPFTVNALTVGTSEGAPIRQQSGELLKDFTGSIVIPKLNESAVKGVVKTSGGRFESFTSNDNDIDALAAVSLLDKGSSEEDEEESNLQGDQWKEVGPYLLLLLLPFAAFAFKRGLVFIVLVGLLSPSIVKNAHAAQSIGTSQAAQSIPSSKMVEESTPATVNKPEPLAWWQKPFMNDNQEALNKYQRGKYKDAVSQFNSEAWKASSLFKSGDYEGALNAYKNIPGAESLYNQGNALAKLGKLEEAIEKYEQALDEASEFEDAKINKKVVEDLLKQQQQQDQQQNQSENSNDDQQDNAQDNSQDSANNDQQQSEDQNNQDGSSDQNGQQNESERQQSDQNQQPSNDEQQNDGDNSQQQNQPETSDQNEPSDTQQQNEELEKRDNTQQNNAQAQEDEQKAQREAQAMQGQEAELTDAEKEELQRMEGLMRRVPDDPAFLLKRKMQLEAQKRQRQRMPSNRSDW; this is encoded by the coding sequence ATGGATTTCGACTTCTTAAATCAATTTCACTTTCTACGCCCCGAATGGTTTATGGCACTTGTGCCCCTGATGCTGCTTGTGGTTTTAATTAGAAAAACCACAGCTAAACAGTCTGGCTGGCAATCGGTGATCCCTTCGCACCTGTATCAACATATGGTGATAGGAAAGACCGAAATGGGCGTAAAGCCGCCAATGTGGATGCTGGCTTTTGTGTGGGTTGTAAGTGTTACAGCTCTCGCCGGCCCAACGTGGGAGCGTCTCCCTCAACCGGTATATCAGCTAAAAATGGGGCACGTTATAGTAATAGATATGTCGCTTTCGATGCGTGCAACCGATATGACGCCAGACAGACTGACAAGGGCTAAATACAAAGCCATAGACTTAGTCAACGCTATCGGCGAGGGTGAAATGGGCTTGGTTGCTTATGCCGGCGATGCGTTTGTTATAAGCCCTTTGACCGAAGATGCTGGGAATATTACCACGCTAATACCCAGCCTTTCCCCCGAGATCATGCCCGTACCCGGAAGCGACCCATTGTTAGGGATTGAAAGTGCTGCTGAACTGCTAACAAATGCGGGTTATAACTCAGGCATAATCTACTGGATTACTGACGGTATAGAGTTAGAGCAACAACAAGAACTTCAAGAATATGTAGCATCTGTTCCTTTTACGGTAAATGCACTTACCGTTGGCACAAGTGAAGGCGCGCCTATTAGGCAGCAAAGCGGTGAACTATTAAAAGACTTCACTGGCAGCATTGTTATACCCAAGCTAAATGAAAGCGCGGTGAAAGGCGTAGTAAAAACTAGCGGCGGTCGCTTTGAGTCCTTTACTTCTAACGACAATGATATTGATGCTCTAGCCGCGGTATCACTGCTAGATAAAGGCAGCAGTGAAGAGGACGAGGAAGAGAGTAATTTGCAGGGAGATCAGTGGAAAGAAGTTGGCCCTTACTTATTGCTGCTACTTCTACCATTTGCGGCCTTTGCGTTTAAACGCGGATTAGTATTTATCGTATTGGTTGGCCTGCTAAGCCCTTCAATAGTTAAAAACGCCCACGCTGCACAAAGTATAGGTACATCTCAGGCCGCTCAGTCTATTCCAAGCTCGAAAATGGTGGAAGAGTCTACGCCAGCAACAGTAAATAAACCTGAACCGCTTGCATGGTGGCAAAAGCCATTTATGAATGATAATCAGGAAGCTTTGAATAAATACCAGAGAGGTAAATACAAAGACGCCGTTAGCCAGTTCAATAGCGAAGCGTGGAAGGCATCATCCCTTTTTAAGTCAGGTGACTATGAAGGTGCTTTAAATGCTTACAAAAATATTCCAGGTGCTGAAAGCCTTTACAATCAGGGCAATGCGTTGGCCAAACTCGGAAAGCTTGAAGAAGCGATAGAGAAGTACGAGCAGGCTTTGGACGAAGCATCTGAGTTCGAGGACGCGAAAATCAATAAAAAAGTTGTTGAGGATTTACTGAAACAGCAGCAACAACAAGATCAGCAGCAGAATCAGAGCGAAAATAGTAACGATGACCAACAAGACAACGCTCAAGATAATAGCCAAGATAGCGCTAATAACGATCAGCAGCAGTCAGAAGATCAGAATAATCAGGATGGTTCAAGCGATCAAAATGGCCAGCAAAATGAAAGTGAGCGCCAACAGTCTGATCAAAACCAGCAGCCTTCTAATGATGAACAACAAAATGATGGGGATAATTCTCAACAGCAAAATCAGCCAGAGACGAGCGACCAGAACGAGCCATCAGACACACAGCAACAAAACGAAGAGTTAGAAAAGCGTGATAATACGCAGCAAAATAATGCGCAAGCGCAAGAAGACGAACAAAAAGCACAGCGGGAAGCTCAAGCAATGCAAGGTCAAGAAGCCGAGCTTACCGATGCAGAAAAAGAAGAACTACAGCGAATGGAAGGTTTAATGCGTCGCGTGCCCGACGATCCGGCATTTTTATTAAAACGAAAAATGCAATTAGAAGCACAAAAACGTCAGCGTCAACGTATGCCTTCAAACCGGAGTGATTGGTAG
- a CDS encoding vWA domain-containing protein codes for MLNFAWWWVFFALPLPILVRLLSKKAQDMPMAALRVPSLRPGDVSEQTQLKQTKIPLVASSLIWLLLVTAAARPQWLGEPVSIPNEGREMMLAVDLSGSMKIDDMQLNGRQVNRLTMTKSVVYDFIQRRVGDRIGLILFADTAYVQAPLTYDRDTVSTLLSEAVIGLVGEQTAIGDAIGLAVKRFDEREESNNVLILLTDGQNTAGNITPEQAKELAISKGVKVYTIGVGADKMLIQSFFGSRQINPSQELDEGMLTDIATATGGQYFRARNAQELQAIYQQLDALEPIEGETRKMRPLSALFYYPLAAAILLSALWAFIIISMSLYRWFIQKRNNTSTQQLNSANAAQATQTNRETK; via the coding sequence ATGCTTAATTTTGCTTGGTGGTGGGTCTTCTTTGCGCTCCCTTTACCAATTTTGGTACGCCTACTGTCTAAAAAAGCCCAAGACATGCCTATGGCCGCGCTGCGGGTTCCTAGTTTGCGACCTGGCGATGTATCGGAACAAACCCAATTAAAACAAACCAAAATACCGCTAGTAGCAAGTAGCTTGATATGGCTTTTGCTGGTAACAGCTGCCGCACGGCCTCAATGGTTAGGTGAACCTGTGAGCATACCTAATGAAGGCCGGGAAATGATGTTAGCGGTGGATTTATCTGGCAGTATGAAGATAGACGACATGCAGCTAAATGGAAGGCAAGTTAACCGTTTAACCATGACCAAATCAGTCGTGTATGACTTTATTCAGCGCCGCGTGGGCGACAGGATTGGATTGATTTTATTTGCCGATACCGCATATGTCCAAGCGCCGCTTACCTATGACAGAGACACCGTTTCAACACTTCTCAGTGAAGCTGTAATTGGCTTAGTTGGAGAACAAACTGCCATAGGTGACGCCATCGGTTTAGCAGTGAAGCGCTTTGACGAACGGGAAGAATCAAATAATGTGTTGATTCTACTCACCGATGGACAAAACACCGCAGGAAATATTACGCCTGAGCAAGCTAAAGAATTGGCTATAAGTAAAGGTGTGAAGGTTTACACTATTGGCGTGGGCGCCGACAAAATGCTGATCCAAAGCTTTTTCGGCAGCCGACAGATAAACCCGTCGCAAGAACTTGATGAAGGCATGTTAACTGATATTGCTACCGCCACGGGCGGCCAATACTTTAGGGCTAGAAATGCCCAAGAGCTTCAAGCTATTTATCAACAGCTTGATGCGCTTGAACCTATCGAAGGTGAAACTCGTAAAATGCGCCCATTAAGCGCACTGTTTTACTACCCCCTAGCGGCTGCGATTTTATTGTCAGCGCTGTGGGCTTTTATCATTATTTCTATGTCTTTATATCGTTGGTTCATACAAAAGCGAAATAACACGTCAACGCAACAGCTAAATTCGGCTAACGCAGCACAAGCAACTCAAACAAATAGGGAGACGAAATAA
- a CDS encoding DUF4381 domain-containing protein: MQSNNLSTHFLSNLLPKSVQSMPPANQMPAAPQQQDPLAQLRDIHVPNEVSIWPLDWGWWVLIAVVLLVLFGLYKAISAHVRHNKPRKQALALLESISAQQSNWPVALNSILKRTAISYYSTQQVAGLYGKQWQAFLTSALKSRDNKLEADLALLISNVYQASPNPNDFETCKGAVKSWLSKAKLPKNMRTVNGLSSESVKEPHHA; encoded by the coding sequence ATGCAAAGCAATAACCTTTCTACTCATTTTTTATCAAACCTTTTACCTAAGTCAGTACAGTCAATGCCGCCTGCAAATCAAATGCCGGCAGCACCTCAGCAGCAAGACCCCCTCGCCCAGCTGCGCGATATACACGTGCCTAATGAGGTCAGTATTTGGCCATTAGATTGGGGATGGTGGGTACTTATCGCTGTGGTTTTATTAGTGTTATTTGGTCTCTATAAAGCTATTTCTGCTCACGTACGGCATAACAAGCCTCGTAAGCAAGCATTAGCATTGCTTGAATCAATTTCAGCACAACAAAGTAATTGGCCGGTAGCCCTAAACTCTATTTTGAAGCGCACCGCTATAAGCTATTACTCTACTCAACAGGTTGCTGGGCTATACGGCAAACAATGGCAAGCGTTCTTAACATCTGCTCTAAAAAGTCGTGATAACAAACTTGAAGCTGACTTAGCATTATTGATAAGCAATGTTTACCAAGCTAGCCCTAACCCAAATGACTTTGAAACCTGCAAAGGGGCGGTAAAAAGTTGGCTTTCGAAAGCAAAGCTCCCGAAAAATATGCGGACGGTGAATGGCCTTTCCTCTGAAAGTGTAAAGGAGCCGCATCATGCTTAA
- a CDS encoding DUF58 domain-containing protein produces the protein MVNVQAQLSKLQCNGVSLSSAELLRYQQLAKLFSLAPKRMPQAKLAGSYLTKHKGRGMEFDEARHYQPGDDIRAIDWRVTARTGKTHTKVYREERERPVFLFCDYLPSMAFGTQLLTKAVQAAHVSSLISWSAAARGDKVGALVFNQQQHKEIKPLTRKKAVLHVCHELMALHEQSTPFKADKAKDEQAFADACARARRLARPGSLVYLVSDFQHLSAQAIQHLSHLTRHCEVRAIVIHDPIEHALPQTSSLQTVSVSDGNNQQRWVLGDNTEQQQYLKWRNEHNSAIYDTLRKTNIARFSVSAGLPLDEQLQSMQQEQRLELN, from the coding sequence ATGGTGAATGTACAAGCGCAGCTGAGTAAGCTGCAATGTAACGGTGTCTCTTTGTCTAGTGCAGAGTTACTTCGCTACCAGCAGTTGGCCAAGCTTTTTAGCTTGGCGCCAAAACGCATGCCACAGGCTAAACTTGCTGGGAGTTATTTAACCAAGCACAAAGGCCGAGGTATGGAGTTTGACGAGGCCCGTCACTACCAACCCGGGGACGATATTCGCGCTATTGATTGGCGCGTTACCGCGCGCACGGGTAAAACCCACACCAAAGTATATCGGGAAGAGCGGGAGCGCCCGGTTTTTCTTTTTTGTGATTATCTGCCCTCAATGGCCTTTGGTACGCAACTGCTTACCAAAGCCGTTCAGGCCGCCCATGTATCCTCATTGATTAGCTGGTCTGCTGCGGCCCGCGGCGATAAGGTTGGCGCATTAGTATTTAACCAACAACAGCACAAAGAAATTAAACCCCTTACTCGGAAAAAAGCCGTACTTCACGTTTGTCATGAGCTCATGGCATTACATGAACAAAGCACACCGTTTAAAGCTGACAAAGCAAAAGACGAACAAGCTTTTGCTGATGCTTGTGCGCGTGCAAGGCGTTTAGCTAGACCAGGAAGCTTAGTTTATCTGGTATCAGATTTTCAGCATTTAAGCGCCCAGGCTATTCAGCATTTAAGTCACTTAACGCGCCACTGTGAAGTTAGGGCTATTGTGATCCATGACCCGATAGAGCATGCCTTGCCACAAACCAGTTCACTGCAAACCGTTAGTGTTTCAGATGGTAACAATCAACAGCGCTGGGTATTAGGTGACAATACCGAACAGCAGCAATATTTAAAATGGCGAAATGAACACAACAGCGCAATTTACGATACGTTGCGCAAAACTAACATCGCCAGATTCAGTGTGAGTGCCGGCCTTCCGTTAGATGAACAGCTTCAAAGTATGCAACAAGAACAACGGTTGGAGCTTAATTAA